From one Sulfurovum sp. UBA12169 genomic stretch:
- a CDS encoding DNA-binding protein, with protein MPNKLQNTHIKIGEVNTLKVERDTDFGLYLVAQDFHEVLLPNIYVMEDEMPLGALIDVFVYTDSEDRPVATTKMPYAKRGEYGYFTVVDYKSYGAFVNWGLPKDLFVPLSQQKEYFNIGKKYILRICLDEQTGRLYGTQKIGKYFNRDMKGLHPNKEMEIVVIAKTPLGYKVVADNQYEGMLFDNEIFEEVKTGDRKKAYIKTVRKDYKLDLLLQPMGKKAKVEEAQHKVLRLLKEQGGRLPFTYKSDAEEIQKVFGLSKKNFKRTLTTLIENKQIILHEDCITFDSASFV; from the coding sequence ATGCCAAACAAACTTCAAAATACACATATTAAAATTGGTGAAGTCAATACTCTCAAAGTAGAGCGGGATACTGACTTTGGTCTTTATCTTGTTGCTCAGGATTTTCACGAGGTGCTGCTGCCCAATATTTATGTGATGGAAGACGAGATGCCCTTGGGCGCACTGATAGATGTATTTGTCTACACGGATTCTGAAGATCGTCCTGTGGCAACAACTAAAATGCCTTATGCAAAACGGGGTGAGTATGGGTATTTTACAGTGGTGGATTACAAATCATATGGAGCATTTGTCAATTGGGGTTTGCCAAAAGATCTCTTTGTCCCTCTTTCTCAGCAAAAAGAGTATTTTAATATCGGAAAAAAATATATCCTGCGTATTTGTCTGGATGAACAAACAGGGCGGCTTTATGGTACGCAGAAAATAGGCAAATATTTTAACCGCGATATGAAGGGGCTGCATCCAAACAAAGAGATGGAGATAGTTGTGATTGCTAAAACCCCTTTGGGATATAAAGTCGTTGCAGACAACCAGTATGAAGGAATGCTGTTTGATAATGAGATTTTTGAAGAGGTGAAAACAGGAGATCGCAAAAAAGCCTATATCAAAACGGTAAGGAAAGATTATAAACTAGATCTTTTATTGCAGCCTATGGGCAAAAAAGCTAAAGTGGAGGAGGCGCAGCATAAAGTGCTGCGATTGCTTAAGGAGCAGGGCGGCCGGCTGCCTTTTACTTATAAAAGCGATGCAGAGGAGATTCAAAAAGTATTTGGATTGAGTAAAAAAAACTTTAAACGCACGCTTACGACACTTATTGAAAATAAACAAATTATACTTCATGAAGATTGCATAACATTTGATAGTGCATCTTTTGTCTGA